In Paraburkholderia terrae, a genomic segment contains:
- a CDS encoding SDR family oxidoreductase encodes MKLENKVAFITGGTSGIGLEAAKLFRAEGAKVVILGSNAERLEAAGKELGGDALLIQADLRKIPDIQRATEETRTKLGRIDVLFANAGASTVAPLEAVTPEYVEDNLALNFTGTFFTIQKAAPLMPSGGSIIVTTSFLNTIGMPGLSILAATKAAARSLVRTLGAELAPRGIRVNAVSPGAISTPFYGKMGLSDEQLSGVAASLQEKISLKRFGEPAELAKTALFLASDDSSYITGTEIVVDGGLTQF; translated from the coding sequence ATGAAGTTGGAGAACAAGGTTGCATTTATTACGGGTGGCACGTCCGGTATCGGGCTGGAAGCGGCAAAGCTCTTCCGTGCCGAAGGCGCAAAGGTCGTGATCCTCGGTTCCAACGCTGAGCGACTGGAAGCAGCCGGCAAGGAACTTGGTGGTGATGCCCTGCTGATCCAAGCTGATCTGCGCAAGATCCCCGATATTCAACGTGCAACCGAAGAAACGCGCACAAAACTCGGCCGTATCGACGTTCTTTTCGCCAACGCCGGCGCGAGCACCGTGGCTCCCCTCGAAGCCGTCACGCCGGAATATGTCGAAGACAATCTCGCGCTCAACTTTACGGGCACCTTCTTCACGATCCAGAAAGCGGCTCCCTTGATGCCCAGCGGGGGTAGCATTATCGTGACAACGTCGTTCCTTAACACCATCGGCATGCCCGGCCTGTCCATCCTCGCCGCAACCAAGGCTGCCGCCCGTTCGCTCGTACGCACGCTCGGCGCAGAACTGGCACCGCGCGGAATCCGTGTGAACGCCGTTAGCCCGGGCGCAATTTCGACGCCTTTCTACGGCAAGATGGGCCTGAGTGACGAGCAGCTGTCGGGAGTCGCCGCCAGCCTTCAGGAAAAAATCTCCCTCAAGCGTTTCGGTGAGCCGGCTGAACTCGCTAAAACCGCTCTCTTCCTGGCCAGCGATGATTCGTCGTACATCACTGGCACCGAGATCGTTGTCGACGGCGGACTTACCCAGTTCTAA